A region from the Halosolutus gelatinilyticus genome encodes:
- a CDS encoding ABC transporter permease, with amino-acid sequence MSRWGYLVKRIALSIPVLFSAITFLFLMLRLGPLDPVSARLGEQASGADVTRLREQMGLNDPLWKQYLDFMRDLLTFSGESWVVQANRPITDIVAQVAPTTIWLGFWAILLPLFIGIPLGFYAGLNPNSKSDYVASVSSILWLSMPNFWLAVMALAFLRKTKGGGVLGFDWYALGPDISGITGTPGLDFLTLTNVFGVPLPTAMDWMAFLTDFKLILPASLILGSASMATEMRIGRTAVLETVNSNYVETAKAKGLKSRAIVWKHIFRNALIPLVPVITNEAFILIGGSVIIEYIFNINGLGSLYFRALVAADIPLAGALLFMFTLLIISLNLLQDFLYTIIDPRVGYDR; translated from the coding sequence GTGAGCCGATGGGGCTATCTCGTGAAGCGGATCGCGCTCTCGATCCCGGTCCTGTTTTCGGCGATTACGTTCCTCTTTCTGATGCTTCGGCTGGGGCCGCTGGACCCGGTCTCCGCGCGGCTCGGGGAACAGGCGAGCGGCGCCGACGTCACCCGGCTACGAGAACAAATGGGGCTCAACGATCCGCTCTGGAAACAGTATCTCGATTTCATGCGGGACCTCCTTACGTTCTCCGGGGAGTCGTGGGTCGTCCAGGCGAACCGGCCCATCACGGACATCGTCGCCCAGGTTGCGCCGACGACGATCTGGCTCGGGTTCTGGGCGATCCTCCTTCCGCTGTTCATCGGCATTCCGTTGGGGTTCTACGCCGGGCTTAATCCGAACTCGAAGAGCGATTACGTCGCTTCGGTGAGCAGCATCCTCTGGCTGTCGATGCCGAACTTCTGGCTGGCAGTCATGGCGCTCGCCTTCCTCAGAAAGACCAAAGGCGGCGGAGTGCTGGGCTTCGACTGGTACGCGCTCGGTCCTGACATCAGTGGTATCACCGGGACGCCCGGGCTCGACTTTCTCACGCTCACGAACGTGTTCGGAGTTCCGCTTCCAACTGCTATGGACTGGATGGCGTTCCTGACCGACTTCAAGTTGATACTGCCGGCGTCGCTCATCCTCGGCTCCGCGTCGATGGCGACCGAGATGCGCATCGGTCGGACGGCGGTGCTGGAGACGGTCAACTCGAACTACGTCGAGACGGCGAAGGCCAAGGGGCTCAAAAGCCGCGCGATCGTCTGGAAGCATATCTTCCGGAACGCACTCATCCCCCTGGTTCCCGTCATCACGAACGAGGCGTTCATCCTGATCGGCGGGTCGGTCATCATCGAGTACATCTTCAACATCAACGGGCTGGGCTCGCTTTACTTCCGAGCGCTCGTAGCCGCTGATATTCCGCTCGCAGGCGCGCTCTTGTTCATGTTCACGCTACTGATAATCTCCCTGAACCTTCTACAGGACTTCCTGTACACGATCATCGATCCACGGGTAGGATACGACAGATGA
- a CDS encoding ABC transporter substrate-binding protein produces MLAALGGTASVSLAGCSALLSDDGDEDDGGDGGDGTDGESYADKAQAAWERIQSNPGPDAQDLRNEAYVEIEEAVRDDMIMLNFLHDFSERFWYDYVDVPKIGPLGQAHQQLHTVELEGETELNRINSTHNHIDPVESDDEASSTIITQVYERLVEYPNGVPEIQNQLLDDFELSDDNLTYTFHLKEGVPFHTGGEMTAHDVKYSWRRVIESENSVRANFMLDSPDGVGIVHEEDDEGNPVPDSAALEVIDDYTLEMEVRDPNPAVMDVLTYTAFSVIPEGLVGDIEGYDGEVGRQEFRTSMSAGTGPFELDEFAIDEELRLTRFDDYHRDTASVESVHFEIVEDDEARYTYAMEKNADIFPIPTQYYDPNKIDAETDDMGRESGTYGELENGETVNYLGLPELVTRYFGFNARNVPKPVRQAIAYVTDQEEIVNQVFAGRGVPAYSFTPPGIWPTGQDGYEKFVEEYPYSANETDIEGAKQVLEEAGYTSDDPYELTCTTYESVVYQEAAGLLRDKLSGNGVEIELDQAQFATLQQRGYDGDLEMYSLGWGWSWESVAYGHFGFEPKNTDTSGMPGDNNGYYLDWHVELSENDE; encoded by the coding sequence ATGCTTGCGGCCCTCGGTGGGACCGCGTCAGTCAGTCTGGCCGGCTGTTCGGCCCTCCTCAGCGATGACGGCGACGAAGACGACGGCGGCGACGGCGGGGATGGGACCGACGGAGAGAGTTACGCCGACAAGGCGCAAGCGGCCTGGGAACGTATCCAGAGCAACCCTGGACCGGACGCACAGGACCTGCGCAACGAGGCCTACGTAGAGATCGAGGAAGCGGTCCGAGACGACATGATCATGCTGAATTTCCTGCATGACTTCTCCGAGCGCTTCTGGTACGACTACGTTGACGTCCCCAAAATCGGCCCCCTCGGCCAGGCGCACCAGCAACTCCACACGGTCGAATTGGAGGGTGAAACCGAACTGAACCGGATCAACAGCACGCACAACCACATCGACCCCGTCGAGTCCGACGACGAGGCGTCGTCGACCATCATCACCCAAGTGTACGAACGCTTGGTTGAGTATCCCAACGGCGTCCCCGAGATCCAGAATCAGCTGCTCGATGATTTCGAACTGTCCGATGACAACCTGACCTACACGTTCCACCTCAAGGAGGGCGTGCCGTTCCACACTGGTGGAGAGATGACGGCCCACGACGTCAAGTACTCGTGGCGCCGCGTCATCGAATCGGAAAACAGCGTCCGCGCGAACTTCATGCTCGACAGCCCCGACGGCGTCGGGATCGTCCACGAGGAGGACGACGAAGGGAACCCCGTCCCAGACTCGGCCGCGCTGGAAGTGATCGACGACTACACGCTCGAGATGGAGGTTCGAGACCCGAACCCCGCGGTGATGGACGTGCTGACCTACACCGCGTTCTCGGTCATTCCGGAGGGTCTCGTCGGCGACATCGAGGGATACGACGGCGAGGTCGGCCGCCAGGAGTTCCGGACGTCGATGTCGGCCGGCACCGGTCCCTTCGAGCTCGACGAGTTCGCCATCGACGAGGAACTGCGGCTGACGCGGTTCGACGACTACCACCGCGACACCGCATCTGTCGAGTCGGTCCACTTCGAAATCGTCGAGGACGACGAGGCGCGGTACACCTACGCGATGGAGAAGAACGCCGATATCTTCCCCATCCCGACCCAGTACTACGACCCGAACAAGATCGACGCCGAGACCGACGACATGGGTCGAGAGTCGGGTACCTACGGCGAACTGGAGAACGGCGAGACGGTGAACTACCTCGGCCTTCCCGAGCTGGTTACCCGCTACTTCGGCTTCAACGCGCGAAACGTCCCCAAACCGGTCCGGCAGGCGATCGCGTACGTGACCGATCAGGAGGAGATCGTAAACCAAGTCTTCGCGGGACGCGGCGTCCCGGCGTACAGCTTCACGCCGCCGGGCATCTGGCCCACCGGCCAGGACGGCTACGAGAAGTTCGTCGAGGAATACCCCTACAGCGCCAACGAGACCGACATCGAGGGCGCCAAACAGGTGCTCGAAGAGGCCGGCTACACCTCGGACGACCCGTACGAACTGACCTGTACGACCTATGAGAGCGTGGTTTATCAGGAAGCCGCCGGCCTGCTGCGCGACAAGCTCTCGGGTAACGGCGTCGAGATCGAACTCGACCAGGCGCAGTTCGCGACGCTCCAACAGCGCGGCTACGACGGCGACCTCGAGATGTACTCCCTCGGCTGGGGCTGGAGCTGGGAGAGCGTCGCCTACGGGCACTTCGGCTTCGAGCCGAAGAACACCGACACCTCCGGCATGCCGGGAGATAACAACGGCTACTACCTCGACTGGCACGTCGAACTGTCGGAGAACGACGAGTAA
- the hpt gene encoding hypoxanthine/guanine phosphoribosyltransferase — MDQLKRSLLEAPIIEKNGYHYFVHPISDGVPKLDPTLLREIVIRIIRKAELENVDRIVTPAAMGIHISTAVSLMTDLPLTVIRKRQYGLEDEVAISQQTGYSENEMYINDVREGERVLVLDDVLSTGGTLASVLEALDEIGADVIDTVAVIKKVGGENKVDDAGYEVKTLINVDVVDGEVVVVDEHGDE; from the coding sequence ATGGATCAGTTAAAGCGATCGCTTCTCGAGGCCCCGATCATCGAGAAAAACGGGTATCACTACTTCGTCCACCCGATCAGCGACGGCGTCCCCAAGCTCGATCCCACGCTGTTGCGCGAGATCGTCATTCGAATCATCCGCAAGGCCGAACTCGAGAACGTCGATCGGATCGTCACGCCGGCGGCGATGGGCATTCACATCTCGACGGCGGTCTCGCTGATGACCGACCTCCCCTTGACCGTCATCCGAAAGCGCCAGTACGGTCTCGAGGACGAAGTCGCGATCTCCCAGCAGACCGGCTACTCCGAGAACGAGATGTACATCAACGACGTCCGCGAGGGGGAGCGGGTGCTCGTCCTGGACGACGTGCTCTCGACCGGCGGAACGCTCGCGTCGGTGCTCGAGGCGCTCGACGAAATCGGCGCCGATGTCATCGACACCGTCGCCGTCATCAAGAAGGTCGGCGGTGAGAACAAGGTCGACGACGCAGGGTACGAGGTCAAGACGCTGATCAACGTCGACGTCGTCGACGGCGAAGTCGTCGTGGTCGACGAACACGGCGACGAGTAA
- a CDS encoding DUF7344 domain-containing protein, with product MVAQQQRNDLDEPLSKGDVFEVLRNQRRRYVLQFLKQDGRPVELGDLAQQIAAWEYETTLDGVTAEQRKRVYTTLQQTHLPKMDEVGILTFDSDNGIIEPTDRTRDISIYLEIVPGREFAWRELYLSLGAISCSLVAALWLGIYPLTVLSDLTWAGIIAATVTLTAIAHIYHERNMRVGRGEQPPELSYGADD from the coding sequence ATGGTGGCACAGCAACAACGCAACGACCTCGACGAGCCGCTCTCGAAAGGCGACGTCTTCGAAGTTCTTCGGAACCAGCGACGGCGCTACGTCCTCCAGTTCCTGAAACAGGACGGCCGTCCGGTCGAACTCGGCGATCTGGCCCAGCAGATCGCCGCCTGGGAGTACGAGACCACGCTCGACGGCGTCACCGCCGAACAGCGAAAGCGCGTCTACACCACTCTCCAGCAGACCCACCTCCCCAAGATGGACGAGGTGGGAATCCTCACGTTCGACTCCGACAACGGGATCATCGAACCGACCGATCGGACGCGGGACATCAGCATCTACCTGGAGATCGTTCCCGGCAGGGAGTTCGCCTGGCGGGAGTTATACCTCTCGCTCGGCGCGATCAGCTGTTCGCTGGTCGCCGCGCTGTGGCTCGGGATCTACCCCCTCACGGTGCTCTCGGACCTGACGTGGGCCGGGATCATCGCCGCGACGGTTACCCTCACCGCGATCGCGCACATCTATCACGAGCGAAATATGCGCGTCGGCCGCGGCGAACAGCCGCCCGAACTCAGCTATGGGGCCGACGACTAG
- the coaBC gene encoding bifunctional phosphopantothenoylcysteine decarboxylase/phosphopantothenate--cysteine ligase CoaBC → MLDGVNVALGVTGSIAAVKTVELAHELRRQGAAVRGVMTGSARGIVHPWAVEFATENDVVTEITGSVEHVELCGYDGWADVLLIAPATANTVGKIAGAVDDTPVTTCATTALGAGTPVVVAPAMHEPMYDHPGVLEAIETVEGWGVDFVEPRIEEGKAKIASEEAIVCEVARATGDRPLGGEHVVVTGGATSEEIDPVRVLTNRSSGRMGRAIARACYARGADVTLVHGVVGPHPISRAESALDDSGVPYAELREVERAADLLEATIDACADADALVSVAAVGDYTVEPSEEKIRSGQDLSLDLDPTPKVIDEVRDRYPELPIVGFKTETSGDDAAMIDAARETLERTDLAFVVANDASVMGADRTRALLVHAADAARYEGTKAGLGDEIAASIAAVLGDGSTAD, encoded by the coding sequence ATGCTCGATGGAGTCAACGTCGCGCTCGGGGTCACGGGATCGATCGCGGCCGTGAAGACGGTCGAACTGGCCCACGAGTTGCGACGACAGGGCGCCGCGGTGCGGGGCGTGATGACCGGCAGCGCCCGGGGGATCGTCCACCCGTGGGCCGTCGAGTTCGCCACGGAGAACGACGTCGTCACCGAGATCACCGGGAGCGTCGAACACGTCGAGCTCTGCGGGTACGACGGCTGGGCGGACGTCCTCTTGATCGCCCCGGCGACGGCGAACACGGTCGGCAAGATCGCGGGCGCCGTCGACGACACGCCGGTGACGACCTGCGCGACGACGGCCCTCGGCGCCGGGACGCCGGTCGTCGTCGCGCCCGCGATGCACGAACCGATGTACGATCATCCCGGCGTCCTCGAGGCGATAGAGACCGTCGAGGGATGGGGCGTCGACTTCGTCGAGCCGCGCATCGAGGAGGGCAAGGCCAAGATCGCGAGCGAAGAGGCGATCGTCTGCGAGGTCGCTCGCGCTACCGGCGATCGACCCCTCGGGGGCGAGCACGTCGTCGTCACCGGCGGCGCGACGAGCGAGGAAATCGACCCCGTTCGCGTGCTGACGAACCGATCGTCGGGGCGGATGGGACGAGCGATCGCGCGGGCCTGTTACGCTCGCGGGGCCGACGTGACCCTCGTCCACGGCGTCGTCGGTCCGCACCCGATCTCGCGCGCCGAATCGGCGCTCGACGATTCCGGGGTGCCCTACGCCGAGTTGCGCGAGGTCGAGCGCGCCGCCGACCTGCTCGAGGCGACGATCGACGCCTGCGCCGACGCCGACGCGCTGGTCTCCGTGGCGGCGGTCGGCGACTACACCGTCGAGCCGAGCGAGGAGAAGATCCGCTCCGGACAGGACCTCTCGCTCGACCTCGACCCGACGCCCAAGGTGATCGACGAGGTGCGCGATCGGTATCCGGAGTTGCCGATCGTCGGGTTCAAGACCGAGACGTCGGGGGACGACGCGGCGATGATCGACGCCGCGCGGGAGACGCTCGAACGGACCGATCTCGCGTTCGTCGTCGCCAACGACGCGAGCGTGATGGGCGCCGATCGGACCCGCGCTCTCCTGGTCCACGCGGCCGACGCCGCGCGCTACGAGGGAACGAAGGCCGGACTGGGAGACGAAATCGCCGCCTCGATCGCGGCAGTGCTCGGCGACGGATCGACCGCCGACTGA
- a CDS encoding GNAT family N-acetyltransferase translates to MEIRRLSAEDGAVRRFVEGLWLPYHRELEAIVDAHALADDVDLVAEEIPFRLDRLESAGYRAWIAVDEAGDEDGERNASDDSNLDGGVLAGFVTTEVDESPSVFDRPDRVVVGDIYVREPYRGTGLARDLIDRAADRARDAGCAELALDVDADNERAVAFYRKLGFEPARRRMRVAVDDVSPDP, encoded by the coding sequence ATGGAAATCCGACGACTTTCCGCCGAAGACGGAGCCGTCCGCCGCTTTGTCGAAGGCCTGTGGCTGCCCTATCACCGCGAACTCGAGGCGATCGTCGACGCTCACGCGCTGGCCGACGACGTCGACCTGGTCGCCGAGGAGATCCCGTTTCGGCTCGACCGGCTCGAGTCGGCGGGCTACCGCGCGTGGATCGCCGTCGACGAAGCGGGAGACGAAGACGGAGAGCGGAACGCGAGCGACGACAGCAACCTCGACGGCGGCGTCCTCGCCGGTTTCGTCACGACCGAGGTCGACGAGTCGCCATCGGTCTTCGATCGTCCGGATCGGGTCGTCGTGGGCGACATCTACGTCCGCGAGCCGTACCGCGGGACGGGGCTCGCCCGCGACCTGATCGACCGCGCGGCGGATCGAGCGCGGGACGCGGGCTGTGCGGAACTGGCGCTCGACGTCGACGCGGACAACGAGCGCGCCGTCGCGTTCTACCGCAAACTCGGGTTCGAACCGGCCCGCCGCCGAATGCGGGTCGCGGTGGACGACGTGTCGCCCGATCCGTAA
- a CDS encoding NAD(P)/FAD-dependent oxidoreductase, translated as MRDVCIVGGGVAGLAASIFTARAGLDTLVVDGGESILARNASLENYPGFPDGVDARRYLRLVREQAGNAGATFELGRVTRAEPADDADLEKGFVLETEGGDPIEARRVIAASWSDSDYLVPLDVGRTQRGNKHFVAVDEAGRTAVDGVYAAGRIAAEPHQAIVAAGHGAKVALAVIHDSEVNFYNDWVVPEGYFTGRDREVPPGCEEIDKAERRRRDETARETILDAFADPLDETPTMHPSVDQAGD; from the coding sequence ATGCGAGACGTCTGCATCGTTGGTGGCGGCGTCGCCGGACTCGCCGCCTCGATCTTCACCGCCCGCGCCGGGCTCGATACCCTCGTCGTCGACGGCGGGGAGTCGATCCTCGCGCGCAACGCTAGCCTCGAAAACTACCCTGGCTTCCCGGACGGCGTCGACGCCCGGCGCTACCTGCGACTGGTCCGCGAGCAGGCCGGGAACGCGGGCGCGACGTTCGAACTCGGGCGCGTCACCCGCGCCGAACCGGCCGACGACGCGGACCTCGAGAAGGGATTCGTCCTCGAAACCGAGGGCGGCGACCCGATCGAGGCCCGTCGCGTGATCGCCGCCTCCTGGTCGGACAGCGACTACCTCGTCCCGCTCGATGTCGGGCGGACGCAGCGCGGTAACAAACACTTCGTCGCGGTCGACGAGGCCGGGCGAACGGCCGTCGATGGCGTCTACGCCGCGGGCCGAATCGCGGCGGAGCCCCACCAGGCGATCGTCGCCGCCGGTCACGGCGCGAAGGTCGCCCTCGCGGTGATCCACGACTCCGAGGTCAACTTCTACAACGACTGGGTCGTCCCCGAGGGCTACTTCACCGGCCGGGACCGCGAGGTACCCCCGGGCTGCGAGGAGATTGACAAGGCGGAGCGACGGCGACGCGACGAGACGGCGCGAGAGACGATTCTGGACGCGTTCGCCGACCCCCTCGACGAGACGCCGACGATGCACCCCAGCGTCGATCAAGCGGGCGATTGA
- a CDS encoding SRPBCC family protein, translated as MDRILLSTLAYRSPEEVFPYVRSFTDYPRYTDHLKEVRVHGNGGVGSVYDLVLAWWKLSYTARSKVTAISEPHSLQWELTNEIDARGEWRVEAEPESAPDGEETASRIYFEAIYDPHSANEDALSLPRFVSLDWVVRKVKPRLLGEARTVVERLVRDIEGQRREVELTVHEMP; from the coding sequence GTGGACAGAATTCTCCTCAGCACGCTCGCCTATCGCTCGCCGGAGGAGGTCTTCCCCTACGTCCGGTCGTTCACCGACTATCCGCGGTACACGGACCACCTGAAGGAGGTCCGCGTCCACGGGAACGGCGGCGTCGGCTCCGTCTACGATCTCGTGCTCGCCTGGTGGAAACTGAGCTACACCGCCCGATCGAAGGTGACGGCGATCTCCGAGCCGCACTCGCTGCAGTGGGAGTTGACCAACGAGATCGACGCCCGCGGCGAGTGGCGGGTCGAGGCGGAACCCGAGTCCGCCCCCGACGGCGAGGAGACGGCCAGCAGGATCTACTTCGAGGCGATCTACGATCCCCATTCGGCGAACGAGGACGCGCTCTCACTGCCGCGGTTCGTCTCGCTGGACTGGGTCGTCCGGAAGGTCAAACCGCGGCTGCTCGGCGAGGCCCGGACCGTCGTCGAACGGCTCGTCAGAGACATCGAAGGCCAGCGCCGGGAGGTGGAGCTGACGGTTCACGAAATGCCGTAG
- the trkA gene encoding Trk system potassium transporter TrkA, whose amino-acid sequence MRVIVIGAGEVGTNIAESLATDHHVVVVDTDEDRIDAITYSHDVLTIEGDGTSIETLDEAGIQSADMVIASTDVDETNIVVCGAAKAVAKPFTIARVKQTKLLRTWERSTGAFGVDFMVCSDLQTAETIVSIAGLPGARDVETFANGIVTMAEFEVEAESPVAGQTVSEADRFDSLTFAAILRGDEVIIPRGDTVIRVGDDIVVIGTDASVRSFASTLTTAATIDDADEVVIVGGSEIGAQTARIFEEHGFEPRLIERDRDRARELAERLPGTLVLRSDATDIDFLVREHVGESDIVVAALDSDEKNLLVALLASRTGVDRTIGVVQNAEYVDLFETVGIDVGVNPRFVTAEEITRFTREQPTENLAMLEHDRAEVLEFEVGPGSLLQGNRIRDVTAELPDRVVIGAVTREGELITPRGETVVQEGDHVVVFLDTEVLDAVSAVL is encoded by the coding sequence GTGCGCGTGATCGTCATCGGCGCCGGCGAAGTCGGGACCAACATCGCCGAGAGCCTCGCGACCGACCACCACGTCGTCGTCGTCGACACGGACGAGGATCGGATCGATGCGATCACCTACTCCCACGACGTCCTCACGATCGAGGGCGACGGCACGTCGATCGAGACGCTCGACGAAGCCGGGATTCAGAGCGCGGATATGGTCATCGCCAGCACCGACGTCGACGAGACGAACATCGTCGTCTGCGGCGCGGCGAAGGCCGTCGCCAAGCCCTTCACGATCGCCCGCGTGAAGCAGACGAAACTGTTGCGGACCTGGGAGCGCTCGACGGGCGCGTTCGGCGTCGACTTCATGGTCTGTTCCGATCTGCAGACCGCCGAGACGATCGTCAGCATCGCCGGCTTGCCGGGCGCCCGCGACGTCGAAACCTTCGCGAACGGCATCGTCACGATGGCGGAGTTCGAAGTCGAGGCGGAGAGCCCGGTCGCCGGACAGACCGTCTCCGAGGCCGATCGGTTCGACTCGCTCACGTTCGCGGCGATCCTTCGCGGCGACGAGGTGATCATCCCACGGGGCGACACGGTGATTCGGGTCGGCGACGACATCGTCGTCATCGGCACCGATGCGAGTGTCCGCAGTTTCGCGAGCACGCTGACGACCGCGGCGACGATCGACGACGCCGACGAGGTCGTCATCGTCGGCGGCAGCGAGATCGGCGCGCAGACGGCGCGGATCTTCGAAGAGCACGGGTTCGAACCGCGACTCATCGAACGCGATCGCGATCGGGCGCGCGAACTCGCCGAGCGTCTCCCGGGAACGCTCGTCCTGCGAAGCGACGCGACCGACATCGACTTCCTCGTCCGCGAGCACGTCGGCGAGTCGGACATCGTCGTCGCCGCCCTCGACAGCGACGAGAAGAACCTGCTCGTCGCGTTGCTCGCCTCCCGGACCGGCGTCGATCGCACGATCGGCGTCGTCCAGAACGCGGAGTACGTCGATCTCTTCGAGACCGTCGGCATCGACGTCGGCGTCAACCCGCGCTTCGTCACCGCCGAGGAGATCACCCGCTTCACCCGGGAGCAGCCGACCGAGAACCTCGCCATGCTCGAACACGATCGCGCCGAGGTGCTCGAATTCGAGGTCGGACCCGGCAGTCTCCTTCAGGGAAACCGGATTCGGGACGTGACGGCGGAACTCCCCGATCGGGTCGTCATCGGGGCGGTGACCCGCGAGGGCGAGTTGATCACGCCCCGCGGGGAGACCGTCGTCCAGGAGGGCGATCACGTGGTCGTCTTCCTCGACACCGAGGTGCTCGACGCGGTGTCCGCGGTGCTCTAA
- a CDS encoding M42 family metallopeptidase — MATISFDLELLTELTETSGVPGYEDRVRDLVIREFEDTVDRVRTDAMGNVVGTIEGESDYSIAVAAHMDEIGFMVRHVTGRNKDEDGFGFLELEALGGWDARVLKAQRVTIHAEDGDLPGVIGSPPPHTLDDEDRTKTPEVEDVFVDVGLPYEELADRVSVGDPVTMDQTTELVGETVTGKALDDRVCLFAMLEAARRIEDPAATIHFCATVQEEVGLRGARALGVDVDPDLAIALDVTVANDVPGFDAGEHVTKLGEGAAIKLKDGSVITNPKVHRRLAAVAEEHEIDHQHEILPAGGTDTAGFQFSGGAKPVGAISIPTRYLHTVTETAHVDDVAATIELLQAFLETEDGTHEYTL, encoded by the coding sequence ATGGCAACGATCTCGTTCGACCTCGAGTTACTCACCGAACTGACCGAAACGAGCGGCGTCCCCGGCTACGAGGACCGGGTTCGCGATCTGGTGATCCGGGAGTTCGAGGACACCGTCGATCGCGTCCGAACAGACGCGATGGGAAACGTCGTCGGGACGATCGAGGGCGAATCCGACTACTCGATCGCCGTCGCGGCCCACATGGACGAGATCGGTTTTATGGTGCGTCACGTCACGGGACGCAACAAAGACGAAGACGGGTTCGGCTTCCTCGAACTCGAAGCGCTCGGCGGCTGGGACGCCCGGGTGCTCAAGGCCCAGCGGGTGACGATCCACGCGGAAGACGGCGATCTACCGGGCGTCATCGGCTCGCCGCCGCCGCACACCCTGGACGACGAGGACCGGACGAAGACCCCCGAGGTCGAGGACGTCTTCGTGGACGTCGGCCTCCCCTACGAGGAGCTCGCGGATCGCGTCTCCGTCGGCGATCCCGTGACGATGGACCAGACCACCGAACTGGTCGGCGAGACGGTCACCGGTAAGGCGCTCGACGATCGGGTCTGCCTGTTCGCGATGCTCGAAGCGGCGCGCCGGATCGAGGATCCCGCGGCGACGATCCACTTCTGTGCGACGGTTCAAGAGGAGGTCGGCCTCCGGGGCGCCCGCGCGCTGGGCGTCGACGTCGACCCGGACCTCGCGATCGCGCTCGACGTCACCGTCGCGAACGATGTGCCCGGGTTCGACGCCGGCGAACACGTGACGAAACTCGGCGAGGGAGCCGCCATCAAACTCAAGGACGGAAGCGTCATTACGAATCCGAAGGTTCACCGCCGACTGGCGGCCGTCGCCGAAGAGCACGAAATCGACCACCAACACGAGATCCTTCCCGCCGGCGGCACCGACACTGCCGGATTCCAGTTTTCGGGCGGTGCAAAGCCCGTCGGCGCCATTTCGATCCCGACGCGGTACCTCCACACCGTCACCGAGACGGCTCACGTCGACGACGTCGCGGCGACGATCGAGCTGCTGCAGGCGTTCCTCGAAACCGAGGACGGCACGCACGAGTACACGCTCTAG
- a CDS encoding thiolase domain-containing protein — protein MSDVRVAGVGLTPFGNAPERTSRDLFAEASVTAFDDSGVPRDDVEALLYGNFMGELSEHQGHHGPLMAEAAGVRAPATRYESACASSGTAVRDAVKRIRNGEEDVILVGGAERMTNLGTAGATEALAIAADDLWEVRAGMTFPGAYALMAHAYFSEYGGEREDLAHVAVKNHENALANDKAQYQRAIDVEDVLDAPQVSSPLGLYDSCPISDGAAAVVLASEDYAEDHDLDAPVAITGTGQGGDRMALHDREFLARSPAAVEAGDEAYAEAGIDAADVDFAEVHDCFTIAEVLAIEALGIEEVGEGISAARDGRTTADGETPINLSGGLKAKGHPVGATGASQIAEVAKLLSGEHPNSEHVADAAVGVAHNAGGTVASATVHVLEVVN, from the coding sequence ATGAGTGACGTACGTGTGGCAGGTGTCGGCTTGACACCCTTCGGGAACGCGCCCGAACGGACGAGCCGGGATCTCTTCGCGGAAGCGAGTGTTACTGCCTTCGACGACAGCGGCGTCCCGCGCGACGACGTCGAGGCGCTCCTCTACGGGAACTTCATGGGGGAACTCTCGGAACACCAGGGGCACCACGGCCCGCTGATGGCCGAGGCCGCCGGGGTTCGGGCACCTGCGACGCGCTACGAGTCCGCCTGCGCATCGAGCGGCACCGCCGTTCGAGACGCGGTCAAGCGGATCCGCAACGGCGAGGAGGACGTGATCCTCGTCGGCGGCGCCGAACGGATGACCAACCTCGGAACGGCGGGCGCGACGGAGGCGCTCGCGATCGCCGCGGACGACCTCTGGGAGGTGCGGGCCGGGATGACCTTCCCGGGCGCCTACGCGCTGATGGCACACGCCTACTTCTCCGAGTACGGCGGCGAGCGCGAGGATCTGGCCCACGTCGCCGTCAAGAACCACGAGAACGCACTCGCCAACGACAAGGCCCAGTACCAGCGCGCGATCGACGTCGAGGACGTTCTCGACGCGCCGCAGGTCTCCAGTCCGCTGGGACTGTACGACTCCTGTCCGATCTCGGACGGCGCGGCCGCGGTCGTCCTCGCGAGCGAGGACTACGCCGAGGACCACGATCTCGACGCCCCCGTCGCGATCACCGGCACCGGACAGGGCGGCGATCGGATGGCCCTCCACGATCGGGAGTTCCTCGCGCGCTCTCCCGCGGCAGTCGAGGCCGGCGACGAAGCCTACGCCGAAGCCGGCATCGACGCGGCCGACGTGGACTTCGCGGAGGTCCACGACTGCTTTACGATCGCCGAGGTGCTCGCGATCGAGGCGCTCGGCATCGAGGAGGTCGGCGAGGGGATCTCCGCGGCTCGCGACGGCCGGACGACGGCCGACGGCGAGACGCCCATCAACCTCTCGGGCGGTCTGAAGGCGAAGGGACATCCGGTCGGCGCGACCGGCGCCTCTCAGATCGCCGAGGTCGCGAAACTCCTCTCGGGCGAGCACCCGAACAGCGAGCACGTCGCGGACGCGGCGGTCGGCGTCGCCCACAACGCGGGCGGCACGGTCGCGAGCGCGACGGTTCACGTCCTGGAGGTGGTGAACTGA